The region CGTCGGGGGCGGGCTCTATCGATATGAGCTGCGCGATGCGGGCGGGAGCGCGGACGGGGGCGGGATCGCGGGCGCGCGCGGGCGCGGCGATGAAGCCTTGCCCGCGAGTCGGGCCGAGGATTCCTTCTTTGCCGGCCTGGACACCTCGCTGAACGGGCTCCCCGCCCTGCTGGGCGAGACGGCAGCGCCGGAGACCAGTACGTTGTTGGCGCAGCTTCAGGAACTGGTTGATGAGGTCGTCGCGGGGTTCGATTTCCGCGCCCCGGGACAGTCGGTACCGGATCTGGTGCGGGGTCTCGGTCTGTTGCGGTCCGCGATTGCGTCCTCGATGGGCGCACCCGAGACCCAGTTCCAGTTGCGGCTGAAGGAGCGGCAGTTCGAAGACGCCATCGCCGCCGCGGGCGGCTTTCGCGTCCAGGCGGGACTGCCGGGTGGATCGGCGGGCGCAGTCGTAGTGCCCGGTCAGAGTCTGGCGGTCGGAATCGCGGTCGAGCTGTCCGGAGTGGCAGGTGTCGGCGTTTCGGAAGCCCGGGTGGTCGACCGGGCGGGAGTCGTGCTGGGCCGAACTTTCGGCTTTGCGCGCACCGGCAACACCTTTGCGACCGAGACGGAGATGCGCGTGCCCGAGGTGGATGCCGATGCGGACGCCGAGGCGAGGGCGGCCACCCCCTACTTCGCCCGCGACGGGATCGCGCAGAACCACTACCAGGTGGCGGACTCGGCGGACCTGCACCTTCCGTGGCGGCGACCCGCCCTGTCGGTTGCCGTCGACCTGGTGGTGGAGGGGACGACCATAGTGTACACCGCCGCCGTCACCGCCCCCGTGCCCCGCCTGCCGTACGGGTCGGTGACCCGCCCGGTCGAGGTTCTGCCCGCCCTGTCGGTCGTGGTCGACCCCGCTGTGCGGGTGGTTCCCGTGGAGGAGCCGGCCGCGCCACCTAGCGACGCGCGACCGGGCAGTCCCACCACCACATCCGACGGCCCCACCACGCCAGGGAACGGACAGCCGGGCCGCCCCACCAGCGCATCCGGGCGCCCGGCCGCCTCGGCGAGCCCCCAGGCGGTCGTCATTCCCATCCAGGTGCGCGTCACCGCGAACACCGCCCCCCTCCCCACCACGACCCGCGTGGAAGTCCCGGCCGGCTGGGCCGCCGTGCCCGCCACCGTGGCGCACGACTTCGCCCGCGCGGGCGAGGTGGCCGAGGTGGCCTTCGAGGTCACCCCACCGGACGGGTGGGAGGGCGCCGCGACCATTCAGGCGGTGTCGCGGGCGGGCAGGCGCGAATACCGCACCGGCTACCAGACCATCGAACACCGCGACCTCCGGCTGGCTCGGCTGTGGCGCCCCGCGACCACAACCGTGCGGTCGGTGGCGGTCGCCCGCCTGGACGGCGCGCGCGTCGGCTACGTGATGGGTGTGGGCGACGAAGTACCGGCCGGAATCGAGTCGCTGGGCGCCCAGGTGGAGATGCTCGACGCGGCCGCCCTCGCCGACCCCGCATCGCTCTCCGGCCTCGACGCCATCGTGGTCGGCACGCGGGCATACGCGGTGCGCGAGGACCTGCTGGAGCACAACCAGCGCCTGATCGATTACGCGCGCGCCGGCGGCCATCTGGTAATCCTCTACCAGACCCAGGAGTTCGTGCCGGAGGAGATGGCCCCCTACCCCGCCTCCCTCCCGCGCGGCGCGGAGGAGGTCTCGGAAGAGGACGCCCCGGTGCGCCTCCTACAGCCGGCCCATCCGTTCATGACGACGCCCAACCGCATCACCGAAGCGGACTTCGATGGATGGGTCGAGCAGCGCGGCTCCAAGTTCTTCACCGAATGGGATGCCGCGTACACGCCGCTGGTGGAAACCCACGACCAGGGACAGGATCCACAGGAAGGGATCTGGCTCACCGCCGAGATCGGCGAGGGCCACTACACCTATCTGGCGCTCGCCCTGCACCGCCAGTTGCCCTATGGCATCCCGGGCGCGTTCCGCATCCTCTCCAACGTGCTCTCCGCGGGTTCGGGTCGCTGAAGGGTGCGCCCACCCCCTGACCCATGGCCCTGACCTCCCTCGACTGGATCGTCGTCGCGGTCTACGGCGCCGTGGTCCTCGCCATCGGGTTCGGCATGGCGCGGCGCGCGGGCGGCAGCGTGGAGAACTATTTCGTCGCGGGCCGCTCCCTCCCCTGGTGGCTGGCGGGCACCTCCATCGCCGCGACCTGGTTCGCCAGCGACGCGCCCCTCGCCACCGCCGCGCTGGTGCGCCAGCAGGGCATCTTCGGCAACTGGCTCTGGTGGTACGAGGCGGCCGGCATCCTCATGCTGACCTTCTTCTACGCGCGCCTGTGGCGCCGCGCCGGGGTGCTCACCGACGCCGAGGTGATCGAGATCCGCTACGGGGGCGCGCCCGCCCGTATCCTGCGCGGCTTTTCGGCGATCTACCAGGGATTCCTTCGCAACGCCGTGGTGATGGGTTGGGTCATGCTGGCGATGGTGAAGTTCAGCAGCGTGCTGCTGGGGTGGGACCCCGCCTTCACCCTGACCGTCTGCGGCGGGCTGGCGCTCGCCTACACCGTGGCCTCGGGGCTCTGGGGGGTCGTGGTCACCGACCTGCTCCAGTTCATCGCCGGCATGCTGGGGGCGCTGACCCTCGCCGGCATCGTGCTGACCCGCTTCGGGGGCCCGGCCGCCATGGCGGAGGCCGTCCGGAACGTCCCACAGGCCCCTCCCGGCGCCCTCGACCTGGTGCCGACCGCAGCCAACGCGTCCTCGCTCGAGATCGTCTCCTTCATCTGTCTCATCGGCATCCTCTGGCTGAGAAGCGGGCAGGGTGACGGGTACGTGGCCCAGCGCCTGTTCGCGACCCGCGACGAGCGCCAGGCGGTGAAGGCGTCGCTGTGGTTCGCCTTCGCCGGGACGGTCCTGCTTACATGGCCGTGGATCGTCGTCGGTCTCGGATCGCTGCTGGTCTTCCCCCCCGCGACCATGGACGCCGCGCTCGCCGCCGACCCCGAGCTCGCCTACCCCATGATGATCCGCGAGCTGATGCCCGCGGGACTGAGGGGGCTGATGGTCGCGACTTTCCTGGCGGCCTTCATGAGCACCATGGACACGCACCTGTGCTGGGGCGCGTCGTACATGGTCAACGACGTCTACCGGCGCTTCATGCGCCCCGGCCGTTCCGAGCGCCACTACGTGGCCGCCTCCCGGGTCGCCGTCGTGCTACTCGCCGGCGTGGCCGCATTGGTGGCCTGGCAAATGGACTCCATCCAGCGCGGCTGGATCTACATCATCGAGATTTCCGCCGGCATCGCGCTGGTCTGGCTGCTCAGGTGGTACTGGTGGCGCGTCAACGCCTGGGCCGAGATCGCCGCCATGGCCGGCTCGGTGGTGCTGGCCAACACCCGGGTGCTGCTCGGGCTGATCGAGCCCGTGGTCCCGGCGGCTGTGCTTCAGACCGTTGACGCCATGTACGCGCCCGGCATGGACCTCGTTCGCGGCGTGGTCATCCTGATCGTCTGCACCGTTCTCTGGGTCGTGGTGGCCCTGGCGACAAAGCCCGAGTCCGACGAAGTGCTGGACGGCTTCTACCGGAGGGTGCATCCGGGAGGCTGGTGGGACCGGGTAGCGCGCCGTACCGGCATCACCTCGAACGACCCGTCGGCGGGCCGCATGTGGATGGGTTTCCTGCTCGGAGCACTCTTCGTCTACGCCAGCCTGCTCGGCGTCGGTTATCTTCTGACCGGCAAGGCCATCGCGGGCACGCTTCTTGTTGTCGTCTCGCTGGGCGCGGGAGCACTGGCGGTGCGAAGCGCCCACGCCAACGTCGGCGAGGCGCCCACCAGCTCAATGAAGGAAGCCACTCAATGAAAGTCGTCCTGGTCGGCGCCGGAAGCCGCGAGTTCGGACCCGCGTCCATCCGCGACCTGCTTCTGAGCGACCCGCTCTGCGAGAACGGACTCGACATCGTCCTCATGGACCTGGACGCCTCCGACCTCCCGCGGATGAAGGGCTACGCGGAAGCCGTCGCCGGGCGCCTGGGCTGCTCGCCGCGGCTGTCCGTCACGACCCGCCTCGCCGACGCGCTCCCGGGAGCCGACGCGGTCGTGATGGCCATCGAACTGGACCGCTACTTCTACTGGGCCCAGGACTTCCACATTCCGCGCACCTTCGGCTTCCCGCAGATCTACGGCGAGAACGGCGGCCCGGGCGGGCTTTTCCATGCGCTCCGCAACATGGGC is a window of Gammaproteobacteria bacterium DNA encoding:
- a CDS encoding PIG-L family deacetylase, with amino-acid sequence MTDWDIARRAAAVGLAFLALAGPVGLAAQSTDGAPGLDRVLAFPAAVAEERLDPDRGAMGAWQRILKLGTTASLLHVTAHPDDENSGMLTLASRGWGARTALLSLNRGEAGANAIGPELFDGLGLIRTRELVLAGRYYGLDDLYFTTAVDYGYSKTVEEAYRSWDREAVLEDMVRVIRLNRPLVVVARFHGSRRDGHGHHHASGLLTPEAVEAAADPGRFPRQIEEEGLRPWRVLRTYRGGIRVDEPFHVEVDARGESPWVGTSFQAWASRGLGLQRSQTAGRVRVGGGLYRYELRDAGGSADGGGIAGARGRGDEALPASRAEDSFFAGLDTSLNGLPALLGETAAPETSTLLAQLQELVDEVVAGFDFRAPGQSVPDLVRGLGLLRSAIASSMGAPETQFQLRLKERQFEDAIAAAGGFRVQAGLPGGSAGAVVVPGQSLAVGIAVELSGVAGVGVSEARVVDRAGVVLGRTFGFARTGNTFATETEMRVPEVDADADAEARAATPYFARDGIAQNHYQVADSADLHLPWRRPALSVAVDLVVEGTTIVYTAAVTAPVPRLPYGSVTRPVEVLPALSVVVDPAVRVVPVEEPAAPPSDARPGSPTTTSDGPTTPGNGQPGRPTSASGRPAASASPQAVVIPIQVRVTANTAPLPTTTRVEVPAGWAAVPATVAHDFARAGEVAEVAFEVTPPDGWEGAATIQAVSRAGRREYRTGYQTIEHRDLRLARLWRPATTTVRSVAVARLDGARVGYVMGVGDEVPAGIESLGAQVEMLDAAALADPASLSGLDAIVVGTRAYAVREDLLEHNQRLIDYARAGGHLVILYQTQEFVPEEMAPYPASLPRGAEEVSEEDAPVRLLQPAHPFMTTPNRITEADFDGWVEQRGSKFFTEWDAAYTPLVETHDQGQDPQEGIWLTAEIGEGHYTYLALALHRQLPYGIPGAFRILSNVLSAGSGR
- a CDS encoding Na+:solute symporter, with translation MALTSLDWIVVAVYGAVVLAIGFGMARRAGGSVENYFVAGRSLPWWLAGTSIAATWFASDAPLATAALVRQQGIFGNWLWWYEAAGILMLTFFYARLWRRAGVLTDAEVIEIRYGGAPARILRGFSAIYQGFLRNAVVMGWVMLAMVKFSSVLLGWDPAFTLTVCGGLALAYTVASGLWGVVVTDLLQFIAGMLGALTLAGIVLTRFGGPAAMAEAVRNVPQAPPGALDLVPTAANASSLEIVSFICLIGILWLRSGQGDGYVAQRLFATRDERQAVKASLWFAFAGTVLLTWPWIVVGLGSLLVFPPATMDAALAADPELAYPMMIRELMPAGLRGLMVATFLAAFMSTMDTHLCWGASYMVNDVYRRFMRPGRSERHYVAASRVAVVLLAGVAALVAWQMDSIQRGWIYIIEISAGIALVWLLRWYWWRVNAWAEIAAMAGSVVLANTRVLLGLIEPVVPAAVLQTVDAMYAPGMDLVRGVVILIVCTVLWVVVALATKPESDEVLDGFYRRVHPGGWWDRVARRTGITSNDPSAGRMWMGFLLGALFVYASLLGVGYLLTGKAIAGTLLVVVSLGAGALAVRSAHANVGEAPTSSMKEATQ